In Staphylococcus lloydii, the following proteins share a genomic window:
- a CDS encoding VraH family peptide resistance protein produces MKLRELFSRDDNNKVKVFIRNKYNEFLNLEMNTYNITVLVISIILVSIITTPFLGIPLGILVGMYIIKRKNRK; encoded by the coding sequence TTGAAACTAAGAGAATTGTTTAGCAGAGATGACAACAATAAGGTAAAAGTTTTCATAAGAAATAAATACAATGAATTTTTAAATTTAGAAATGAACACTTATAACATTACTGTATTAGTAATTTCAATTATCCTTGTTAGCATCATAACTACACCATTTTTAGGCATACCATTAGGCATTCTAGTAGGTATGTACATTATCAAACGTAAAAATCGGAAATAA
- a CDS encoding alpha/beta hydrolase: MIKLKTIYFLGGLGSNKLFTKDLEANLKNIDLKQIDLPGIGGEYDVEVNNISDLLEWFDSKIDIKEDFILMGHSLGADIVLLLKHHISYIKKIILLDGGIVNLDDFEYSLKNEIADLINFVDSSEYSSLDEYLLNEKEDYMFWSKNIKRASVAKMIFNLNKQKYCLSVNIDATINLLKLRRQLKRSYLKMLNSTDTLILLPENQSKEIEEYKINIIENECNLNYKLVENSGHDIYIDNPEKVGEIISEWIYK; encoded by the coding sequence GTGATTAAACTGAAAACAATTTATTTTTTAGGCGGTTTAGGAAGTAATAAATTATTTACAAAAGACTTAGAAGCGAACCTTAAAAATATCGATTTAAAGCAAATCGATTTACCCGGCATAGGTGGAGAATACGATGTTGAAGTTAATAATATTTCAGACTTACTAGAATGGTTTGATAGTAAAATTGACATAAAAGAAGATTTTATTCTTATGGGGCATTCATTAGGGGCTGATATAGTATTACTATTGAAACACCATATATCATATATTAAAAAAATCATCTTATTAGACGGCGGTATTGTGAATTTAGATGATTTCGAATATAGTTTAAAAAATGAAATAGCAGACTTAATAAATTTTGTTGATTCTTCAGAATACAGCAGCTTAGATGAATATCTATTAAATGAAAAAGAAGATTATATGTTTTGGTCAAAAAATATAAAAAGAGCTAGCGTTGCAAAAATGATTTTTAATTTAAACAAACAAAAATATTGTCTATCAGTCAATATAGATGCAACTATTAATTTATTAAAATTAAGAAGACAACTCAAACGTAGTTATTTAAAAATGTTGAATAGTACAGATACATTAATTCTTTTACCTGAAAACCAATCTAAAGAAATCGAAGAGTATAAAATAAATATCATAGAAAATGAATGTAATTTAAATTATAAATTAGTAGAGAATTCAGGCCACGATATATACATCGATAATCCAGAAAAAGTTGGTGAAATCATAAGTGAATGGATTTATAAATAA